From Chryseobacterium sp. IHB B 17019, one genomic window encodes:
- a CDS encoding pyruvate dehydrogenase complex dihydrolipoamide acetyltransferase encodes MAEVITMPRLSDTMTEGKVAKWHKKVGDTVKEGDILAEIETDKAVQDFESEMNGTLLYVGVEEGNAAAVDSVLAIIGNEGEDISGLTGGAAAPSASVSEEKKSEEENKTENNATSVEQTSAEVPAGVEVITMPRLSDTMTEGKVAKWHKNVGDTVKEGDLLAEIETDKAVQDFESEFNGVLLKQGVEEGGAAPVDSVLAIIGPEGTDVSGVGAAKTETKSAEKPAEQKTEAKVEEKAAPAVSSSSSERVAISPLAKKMAEDKGVDIHSLQGSGENGRIVKKDIENYQPSAKPAASAPSASPAAQVAVSFVQGEDTETPNSQVRSIIAKRLAESKFTAPHYYLMVEINMDKAIEARKEINSLPDTKISFNDMIIKATAVALRKHPQVNSSWAGDKIIHRGNINIGVAVAIPDGLVVPVLKNTDQMNYTQISAAVKDMAGRAKSKGLKANEMEGSTFSISNLGMFGIETFTSIINQPNSAILSVGAIIEKPIVKDGQIVVGNIMKLSLACDHRVVDGATGAQFLQTLKTYLESPLTLLL; translated from the coding sequence ATGGCAGAAGTAATTACAATGCCACGTCTTTCCGATACAATGACGGAAGGAAAGGTGGCAAAATGGCATAAAAAAGTAGGAGATACAGTAAAGGAAGGAGATATTTTAGCTGAAATCGAAACAGATAAAGCGGTTCAGGATTTTGAATCTGAAATGAACGGAACTCTTCTGTATGTAGGTGTAGAAGAAGGAAATGCTGCAGCTGTAGATTCTGTGCTGGCAATTATCGGAAATGAAGGAGAAGATATTTCAGGATTAACGGGTGGGGCTGCTGCTCCGTCTGCAAGTGTCTCTGAAGAGAAAAAATCTGAAGAAGAAAATAAAACAGAAAATAATGCTACAAGCGTAGAGCAAACTTCTGCGGAAGTTCCTGCAGGAGTAGAAGTGATTACAATGCCGAGACTTTCTGATACAATGACAGAAGGTAAAGTGGCGAAATGGCACAAAAATGTAGGCGATACAGTAAAAGAAGGTGATCTTCTTGCTGAGATCGAAACAGATAAAGCCGTTCAGGATTTTGAATCTGAATTTAATGGAGTACTGTTGAAGCAAGGTGTTGAAGAAGGTGGCGCAGCTCCTGTGGATTCTGTATTAGCTATCATCGGACCTGAAGGAACAGACGTTTCAGGAGTTGGTGCAGCAAAAACAGAAACCAAATCAGCAGAAAAACCGGCTGAGCAAAAAACTGAAGCTAAAGTAGAAGAAAAAGCAGCTCCGGCTGTAAGTTCTTCATCTTCTGAAAGAGTTGCAATCTCTCCATTAGCTAAAAAAATGGCTGAGGATAAAGGAGTTGATATTCACAGTCTTCAGGGTTCGGGTGAAAATGGAAGAATCGTTAAAAAAGATATTGAAAACTATCAGCCATCTGCAAAACCCGCAGCTTCAGCTCCGTCTGCAAGCCCAGCGGCTCAGGTTGCAGTAAGTTTTGTTCAGGGCGAAGATACAGAAACTCCAAACTCTCAAGTAAGAAGTATCATTGCGAAACGTCTTGCGGAAAGTAAATTTACGGCGCCACACTACTATTTAATGGTAGAAATCAATATGGATAAAGCTATTGAGGCCAGAAAAGAAATCAATTCTTTACCGGATACCAAAATTTCTTTCAACGATATGATCATTAAAGCGACTGCAGTTGCCTTAAGAAAACACCCTCAGGTAAATTCAAGCTGGGCAGGTGACAAGATCATTCACAGAGGAAATATCAATATTGGCGTAGCGGTTGCAATTCCTGACGGATTGGTAGTTCCAGTGCTTAAGAATACAGACCAGATGAACTATACTCAGATTTCTGCTGCTGTAAAAGATATGGCCGGAAGAGCAAAATCTAAAGGTCTTAAGGCAAACGAAATGGAAGGTTCCACATTCTCTATCTCTAACTTGGGAATGTTCGGAATTGAAACATTTACAAGTATCATCAACCAACCAAACTCTGCGATCCTTTCAGTAGGAGCAATTATAGAAAAACCGATCGTAAAAGACGGACAAATCGTAGTTGGAAATATCATGAAGCTTTCATTAGCTTGTGATCACAGAGTGGTAGACGGTGCTACAGGTGCTCAGTTCTTACAGACATTAAAAACATATTTAGAAAGTCCTTTAACTTTGTTACTGTAA
- a CDS encoding ABC transporter ATP-binding protein has product MIRARNIHKSYGNLEVLKGVDIHIKVGEVVSIVGESGAGKSTLLQILGTLDQPTASHKNETEITIAGESFINMNDKQLSKFRNQNIGFVFQFHQLLPEFTALENVLLPTRIAGANEKEAMEKAYALFEDLRIEQRLHHKPNQMSGGEAQRVAVARALINSPKIIFADEPTGNLDSKNADDLHRLFFDLRDKYNQTFVIVTHNPNLAEITDRKLVMKDGMIID; this is encoded by the coding sequence ATGATTAGAGCAAGAAATATCCATAAATCTTATGGGAATTTAGAAGTATTAAAAGGTGTTGATATTCATATTAAAGTAGGCGAAGTTGTTTCTATCGTTGGAGAGTCCGGAGCAGGAAAATCCACGCTTCTGCAGATTTTAGGAACTTTGGACCAGCCTACTGCATCACATAAAAATGAAACGGAGATTACCATTGCCGGAGAATCATTTATTAATATGAATGACAAGCAGCTTTCTAAATTCAGAAATCAGAATATTGGTTTTGTATTTCAGTTTCACCAGTTGCTTCCCGAGTTTACGGCTCTGGAAAACGTTTTGCTTCCTACAAGAATTGCAGGAGCCAACGAAAAAGAAGCCATGGAAAAGGCTTATGCTTTATTTGAAGATTTGAGAATTGAGCAGAGGCTACACCATAAGCCCAATCAGATGTCTGGTGGGGAAGCACAAAGGGTAGCGGTGGCAAGAGCTTTAATCAACTCACCGAAAATTATTTTTGCGGATGAGCCAACGGGGAACCTGGACTCAAAAAATGCTGATGACCTGCACAGATTATTCTTTGATTTAAGAGATAAATACAACCAGACTTTCGTGATTGTAACCCACAATCCTAATCTTGCTGAAATCACTGACAGAAAATTAGTAATGAAAGACGGAATGATTATCGATTAA
- a CDS encoding murein L,D-transpeptidase catalytic domain-containing protein yields MMKHFIFLFLLIISCSKVESQVSNTIDYLPKSKILEIKNYIKGKNYNQDLAVFINFKIHSGKYRYFIYDLKNDKILQKAVVAHGEGSAVKNSDILQFSNTDGSHQSSLGKYEIRESYTGKFGKAYRLDGLDETNSNARSRAIVLHSYHCIPDQESDDPACLSFGCPMLSQNSFNQTAKYIDGSKQPIILYAFY; encoded by the coding sequence ATGATGAAACACTTTATTTTTTTATTCCTCTTAATTATTTCCTGTTCAAAAGTTGAATCTCAGGTTAGTAATACGATTGATTATTTACCGAAATCAAAAATTCTGGAAATCAAAAATTATATTAAAGGAAAAAATTATAATCAGGATTTGGCTGTTTTCATCAATTTTAAAATACATTCCGGAAAATACAGGTATTTTATTTACGATTTGAAGAATGATAAAATATTACAGAAAGCTGTTGTGGCTCATGGTGAAGGATCGGCCGTAAAAAATTCGGATATTTTACAGTTCAGCAATACCGATGGCTCTCATCAATCATCACTGGGGAAATACGAAATCAGGGAAAGCTACACCGGCAAATTCGGGAAAGCCTATCGATTGGATGGTTTAGACGAAACCAATAGTAATGCAAGGTCAAGAGCAATTGTACTTCATTCCTATCATTGCATTCCTGATCAAGAATCTGATGATCCCGCATGTTTAAGCTTTGGCTGCCCGATGCTTTCTCAAAATTCATTTAACCAAACTGCAAAATATATTGATGGCTCTAAGCAACCCATTATTCTTTATGCTTTTTATTAA